In Candidatus Poribacteria bacterium, a genomic segment contains:
- a CDS encoding DPP IV N-terminal domain-containing protein translates to MKTKYAYLAFGIALVLSSKLFAMNLNAQVPGKQYISFSSLRSGNLEIYIIDTDGNNLRNLTNHPASDHSATWSPSGRSFAYVSHRDGKKGEIYVMDLKKNKTRRLTNHPASDRSPSWSPDGKWIAFASDRKGNEAGNYDIYKMDANGENLQRLTNEGRYNSAPAWSPDSRSIAFYSIRNDSGDVYVMNTEGRNVRKLSWGVSPSWSPDGEKIAYDKLKWNGSRGIYVMNAKGQNSRRVSPLETWSRNPAWSPDGRWIAYESELESPWGNPNRDANIYLITPDTIGNPRQITKHEAMDYSPAWVPSGFLAVSPTANTQTTLWGKLKQNPHTTK, encoded by the coding sequence ATGAAAACAAAATATGCATACTTAGCGTTTGGAATTGCATTGGTGTTAAGTAGCAAGCTGTTTGCTATGAATCTCAATGCGCAAGTCCCTGGCAAGCAATATATCTCCTTCTCATCGCTCCGATCAGGAAACCTTGAAATCTATATCATTGATACAGACGGTAACAATCTGCGCAACCTGACGAACCACCCAGCATCCGACCATTCCGCGACATGGTCACCAAGCGGTCGTTCTTTCGCTTACGTGTCGCACCGAGATGGTAAAAAAGGCGAAATTTATGTGATGGATCTGAAAAAAAATAAGACTCGCCGGTTGACAAATCACCCAGCAAGTGACCGTAGCCCCTCTTGGTCACCTGACGGGAAATGGATCGCTTTTGCATCCGACAGGAAAGGCAACGAGGCAGGGAATTATGATATCTACAAAATGGATGCTAACGGTGAGAATTTACAACGACTCACAAACGAAGGCAGGTATAACTCAGCACCGGCGTGGTCACCAGACAGTCGCTCAATTGCTTTCTATTCCATCCGGAATGACAGCGGTGATGTCTATGTCATGAACACCGAAGGCAGAAATGTAAGAAAACTTAGCTGGGGCGTAAGTCCAAGTTGGTCACCTGATGGTGAAAAGATTGCCTATGACAAACTCAAATGGAACGGTTCGAGAGGTATCTATGTCATGAATGCTAAGGGCCAAAACAGTCGGCGAGTGTCACCGCTGGAAACTTGGAGTAGAAATCCAGCGTGGTCACCGGATGGACGCTGGATTGCCTACGAATCGGAGCTTGAAAGTCCATGGGGCAACCCGAATCGTGACGCAAACATCTACCTGATTACACCAGACACCATTGGAAATCCTCGCCAAATCACAAAGCATGAAGCGATGGATTATTCTCCGGCGTGGGTACCCTCCGGTTTCCTTGCCGTTTCTCCAACTGCGAACACCCAGACGACCCTTTGGGGCAAACTGAAGCAAAACCCACATACAACGAAGTGA
- a CDS encoding Gfo/Idh/MocA family oxidoreductase: MYRVGIIGLGSIAARYSTPDDAYPYCHTGGIRFCETTELVAVADMSAERQAEFQQTWGPGFPDNSINYYETDVQMLESENLDIVAVCVRGPHHFQVMQNVLRADIKAIFLEKPAGCSLEEVDTMTAGADAKGIPIVVDYTRHWGPHLIRLQSLIKEGLIGEVQTVIGYCGGGVLSFAIHTTDMICQFAGYDPVSVTGFVSGGGDVPESYEPEPAVVGATIQFESGVMGFHVGNHGTRGSFSVDVLGNEGSVQAGFYSGTTVHKAGKLVDNATLELPENASPFKVAYEQITDYLDGGPLPHCARDDYTAVNEIGFATIESDITGQTIQLPCQNRTRLIFANG, translated from the coding sequence ATGTATCGTGTCGGTATTATCGGGTTAGGCAGCATTGCCGCCCGTTATTCAACGCCTGATGACGCTTATCCGTATTGTCATACAGGTGGTATCCGTTTTTGCGAAACAACCGAATTGGTCGCAGTCGCAGACATGTCCGCGGAACGCCAAGCAGAATTCCAGCAGACATGGGGCCCCGGCTTCCCAGATAACTCCATCAACTACTACGAAACAGATGTCCAGATGCTCGAAAGCGAAAATTTAGACATTGTGGCTGTCTGTGTCCGTGGTCCGCATCATTTTCAGGTGATGCAGAACGTCCTGAGAGCTGACATTAAAGCCATCTTCCTCGAAAAACCCGCCGGATGTTCCCTTGAAGAGGTTGATACAATGACAGCAGGTGCCGATGCAAAAGGGATTCCCATCGTTGTGGACTATACACGACACTGGGGACCGCACCTAATCCGTCTTCAGTCGCTCATCAAAGAGGGACTCATTGGTGAGGTGCAAACCGTTATCGGGTATTGCGGTGGCGGTGTGCTTTCCTTCGCTATCCACACAACGGATATGATCTGTCAGTTCGCTGGCTACGACCCGGTCTCCGTGACGGGATTCGTCTCTGGTGGCGGGGATGTGCCAGAGTCTTACGAACCCGAGCCAGCGGTTGTCGGTGCAACCATCCAATTTGAAAGCGGTGTTATGGGATTCCACGTCGGAAACCACGGCACACGCGGCAGTTTCTCCGTTGATGTGCTCGGCAATGAAGGCAGTGTACAGGCAGGATTTTATAGTGGTACGACTGTCCATAAAGCAGGCAAATTGGTTGATAACGCTACGCTGGAGCTCCCTGAAAACGCCAGTCCATTCAAGGTCGCATACGAACAGATTACGGATTATCTCGACGGTGGACCCCTCCCGCATTGTGCTCGTGATGACTACACCGCTGTCAACGAAATCGGGTTCGCTACGATTGAGAGCGACATCACTGGACAGACGATTCAACTCCCGTGTCAAAACAGGACACGGCTTATCTTCGCAAACGGTTAA
- a CDS encoding glycine/sarcosine/betaine reductase selenoprotein B family protein produces MVSIFKLDNLYRFFMRAYPVKSYGGTPPNAPLHKELNRCRVALITTAGLHLQEQTPYNDRIIGGDCSYREIPNTIETQVLALGHRSKAFDASGTESDINLVFPLDRFRELETEGQIGSLNDRHFSFMGSITKPKPLIKKTAPEVGQMLKADGVDVAFLTPV; encoded by the coding sequence ATGGTATCTATATTCAAACTGGACAATTTATACCGGTTCTTTATGCGGGCATATCCGGTCAAGTCCTATGGTGGCACACCTCCGAACGCCCCGCTTCACAAGGAATTAAACCGATGCCGTGTCGCGCTCATTACAACCGCGGGCTTACATCTCCAAGAACAAACGCCGTATAATGATAGGATTATAGGTGGTGATTGTTCGTACCGAGAAATACCAAATACAATCGAGACACAAGTCCTTGCGCTTGGACATAGAAGTAAGGCTTTCGACGCAAGTGGCACAGAAAGCGATATAAACCTTGTATTCCCACTGGATCGATTTCGAGAATTAGAAACCGAAGGTCAAATCGGTTCACTCAACGACAGACACTTCAGTTTCATGGGATCTATTACAAAACCGAAACCTCTCATTAAAAAAACCGCGCCTGAAGTCGGACAGATGCTTAAAGCCGATGGTGTAGACGTTGCATTCTTGACCCCTGTCTGA
- a CDS encoding Gfo/Idh/MocA family oxidoreductase, which yields MAKIRVGIIGCGGIFRNLHAPYYQEPTRRADIVAIADINEASANEQADRFGANAYTDYRALLDRSDIDAVDVCVHPRPHLEITRAAADAGKHILMEKPMCCNVAEGDEMVAAAEKAGVLLMVAYMMRFDPGYMKLKSLLDDGTLGTLQMAYSNQVGYFSPERHPWLFVKAESGGMLVEQAIHNLDIWLWLYGPAATVYGFTSHVPLGGTYPSVDEAVENNAVLTVHFKNGGVGMMIKSWAAEIGNSGNGLVTSRGSATLIRHGLRWKTHDMAAAEEFTEPAPDDDTYRNVPDAQRQQRYWGMAAKGASIDHWLQCIAGEAEPTTHGRIGRDGIELAEATYRSSQIGAPISLPL from the coding sequence ATGGCCAAAATCAGAGTCGGCATTATCGGATGTGGCGGCATCTTCCGCAACCTCCACGCACCCTATTACCAAGAACCGACGCGCCGTGCTGACATCGTTGCAATCGCTGACATCAATGAAGCATCCGCAAACGAACAGGCAGACAGGTTTGGCGCAAATGCCTATACAGATTATCGCGCGCTCCTCGACAGATCGGACATAGACGCAGTTGATGTGTGTGTCCATCCACGTCCACACCTTGAAATCACGCGTGCTGCCGCCGATGCCGGCAAACACATCTTGATGGAGAAACCGATGTGTTGCAACGTCGCGGAGGGTGATGAGATGGTCGCCGCTGCTGAAAAAGCGGGGGTCCTCCTCATGGTCGCCTATATGATGCGGTTCGATCCCGGATATATGAAATTGAAATCGCTATTAGACGACGGTACACTCGGGACGCTGCAGATGGCGTATTCTAATCAGGTCGGTTATTTTTCTCCAGAACGGCATCCGTGGTTGTTTGTCAAAGCAGAATCGGGTGGTATGTTGGTGGAGCAAGCCATCCACAATCTCGATATCTGGTTGTGGCTCTACGGTCCCGCCGCTACTGTCTATGGGTTCACGAGCCATGTCCCACTCGGCGGCACCTATCCATCTGTCGACGAAGCCGTAGAAAACAACGCCGTGCTGACCGTGCACTTCAAGAACGGTGGTGTCGGTATGATGATTAAGAGTTGGGCAGCGGAAATCGGGAATAGTGGGAACGGTCTCGTTACAAGCAGAGGCTCCGCGACACTGATTCGGCACGGACTCCGTTGGAAAACCCACGATATGGCAGCGGCAGAAGAATTCACCGAGCCAGCACCGGATGACGATACGTATCGCAACGTTCCAGACGCGCAGCGTCAACAGCGGTATTGGGGTATGGCAGCGAAAGGTGCAAGCATTGATCACTGGCTCCAGTGCATCGCCGGTGAAGCGGAACCGACAACCCACGGACGCATCGGCAGAGATGGTATTGAATTAGCAGAAGCGACGTATCGCTCCTCGCAAATCGGTGCACCGATTTCGCTACCTTTGTAG
- a CDS encoding Gfo/Idh/MocA family oxidoreductase yields MRIGVVYSGEQIQPRLFQALYPVQLRVNCIANSSVIPENRARVEEFASFFECDFFENPEEMFNTAKLHLDGVIIISDETASVPRAQLIESALAAGIHVLSPTPFTSLKEGLHLAAASEKYKRLVMTGTRFIFSRCIQEILRIVSGSGFGIIQDMRFLLGIGRVPYLNDLLKFGDSHFQIVFEIARRLFVEYTVLPEEATIMTSRNGAPNIACTLRFPQGALCTFCQTSNRQWGNDSYHKIEITGGASYVWSDLQTWKCFSRENTFRMGGGDEEISANIQGSSGQLKEFCLAIEGHREPYAGTLRSTLPALWFRERLQDSIKQGQTSLKLSEIRANADAELQRLTPQLDSDPQNGEYRRKKALLLGKRGDFSLALAEYHQTL; encoded by the coding sequence ATGAGGATAGGTGTCGTTTACTCTGGAGAACAGATACAACCGCGGCTATTTCAAGCTTTGTACCCTGTTCAATTGCGTGTAAACTGCATTGCAAATTCCAGTGTCATTCCCGAAAACCGTGCCCGTGTTGAAGAGTTCGCATCGTTTTTTGAGTGTGATTTCTTTGAGAACCCTGAAGAGATGTTCAATACAGCGAAACTCCACTTAGATGGGGTTATTATTATCTCAGACGAGACAGCAAGCGTACCGCGTGCCCAACTCATTGAATCTGCCCTTGCTGCGGGTATCCATGTCTTGTCTCCGACCCCTTTTACCTCTTTGAAAGAAGGACTTCACCTTGCTGCAGCATCTGAAAAATATAAACGGCTTGTCATGACAGGAACACGGTTCATATTTAGCAGGTGTATTCAGGAAATCTTACGGATTGTAAGCGGTTCAGGGTTCGGAATTATTCAGGACATGCGGTTCTTGCTCGGTATCGGACGCGTGCCGTATTTAAACGATTTGTTGAAGTTTGGAGACTCACATTTCCAGATTGTCTTTGAGATAGCCCGGCGGCTCTTTGTAGAGTATACGGTGCTCCCTGAAGAAGCGACTATAATGACTTCGAGAAATGGGGCACCGAACATCGCCTGTACTCTCAGATTCCCGCAGGGCGCACTTTGTACTTTCTGCCAAACCTCCAACCGCCAATGGGGCAATGACTCCTATCATAAAATTGAAATTACTGGCGGTGCCTCTTACGTCTGGAGCGACCTACAGACTTGGAAATGCTTCTCTCGGGAGAACACTTTCAGGATGGGCGGCGGCGATGAGGAGATTTCGGCGAATATACAAGGTTCTTCCGGGCAGCTTAAGGAGTTCTGTTTGGCTATTGAAGGGCATCGCGAACCGTATGCTGGCACGCTCCGCAGTACTTTGCCCGCGCTGTGGTTCCGAGAGAGATTACAAGACTCCATTAAACAAGGGCAGACAAGTCTAAAATTGAGCGAGATTCGTGCGAACGCGGACGCCGAACTCCAACGACTCACACCTCAACTCGATAGTGATCCGCAGAATGGAGAATACCGACGCAAGAAGGCACTGCTCTTAGGTAAACGTGGTGATTTCTCCTTAGCACTTGCCGAGTACCACCAAACCCTGTGA